A region of the Synechococcus sp. PCC 7502 genome:
TTCTATAACTGCGTTTTTAGCCTTTTGATAATTTTCAAACAGTTTAGTAATTATTTGTCTTTGACTAATTAATTCCACCCCACCAAAACTATCTAGCCATTCCCGTTGCATGGAGGCTCTTCCTAAAAGCACTGTCTGTCCCTGTGCCGTAATTTCTACTAATTTCTCCCGTAATTCCTGAATTTGTTGCTTATTTACGACTACGCCATTAATTCGGGTACGATTACTTTTTGCCGTAATTTCTCGACTACAGATAATTTGATTTTCCTCAATTAAATCAATTTCTTGACTGGCTAACCACTCCGTCACTACGGAATTAGGCTTAAAAACTGCCTCGATCGCCGCCCGTTCTGTCCCTGTTCGCATAAACTTTGCCGTAATTTTCCCACCCAAAGCCGCATCTAGGGCATCTAAAATAATGGACTTACCTGCCCCTGTTTCACCTGTGAGGATATTTAAGCCTGGGTGGAGTTCTAATTCCAGATAATCAATTAGAGCAAAGTTTTGAATTTTTAAACTCAAGAGCATGGGGCTTGTTGTTGTTGGCTACTCCAAAGTTTAACAGAGCTTTAGCTATGAGAAAGTTTACTAAAAAATCTCACGCATTGATAGACCTAAATGCCTGCTACGGTCGTAAAACGGGAACCTCGTTAGAAATTCTGACATCATTTGTTTGATATACTTAAAACAGGTTACGGAAACTCCATAAATTCCAATTCCTGTCGAAGTCCAGACTATGCCCACTGCTACACCACAAAAAGCGATCGCTAGTTAATTAAGTTTATTACTTGTTGGGTTTTGTAGCCCTAGGGGGTAAGAGTGAATAGAAACTTAAACTTGGTTAAAAATGGACTTATTGCCGCAGCATTGATGAATATCGGCGGTGTTCTCGTGTTTTCACGGGGATTTACTAATGTGGCTATTAACAATGCCGATCCCATTGTAATGTCGAATTTTGGACTCCTCATGATTATTGTGTGGGGGCTAACTTACCTTAGTGCTGCATTCATTCACTCAAACATCAAATGGCTGGTTGGAGCCTTTGCTATAGAGAAACTGGTCTATGTTGTAGCTTGGATTCAGTGGATTTTGGGAAATAGTCTTGCACCACTTTATTCCAAGGACGTTTTTGCTGGGATTTTTTATAGTATTTACGGGCTAAATGATTTAGTATTTATGCTGTTTTTTGCTTGGGTATTTTTATCTATGCACGCTGAAAACCATACCTAACAGATCGCTCATCTATGGCTGCCAGTGGCACAATTATCCGTAAGTTGACTCAAACACAATTTTTGATGGGTGGTGTTAAAGAGGGCAGGATCGTATTTTGCTTTAATTTGATTAGGGCTTGTTTTTGATCGCTACTCAAAAGTTAGCAGAGTCTTTAAGTGGCTTGAGGTTGATGGTGTTTATGCCAGTGATCGGCAATATCGATGCGCCGACAGAGCCAAACCTGTTCATGATTCTGCACATAATCAAGGAATCTTGCTAAAGCTGCTGCCCGCCCTGGTCTCCCTGCAAGGCGACAATGTAAACCAATACTCATCATTTTAGGTGCCGTTTCCCCCTCAGCATACAAAACATCAAATGCATCACGCAAATAGGCAAAAAACTGATCTCCACTATTAAACCCTTGGGCTGTAGCAAAGCGCATATCGTTATTATCAAGGGTATAGGGAATTACTAGATGGGGTTTATGGGTATTCTGCGAGTTGGGATAAATCCAATAGGGTAGATCATCGGCATAGCTATCGGAATCATAGAGAAAACCGCCTTCTTCGATTACGAGCTTTTGAGAATTGGCACTAGTTCTACCCGTGTACCAGCCCAGGGGACGACTACCAGTGACTTCGGTATGAATGGCGATCGCTTTGTGTAAATGCTCCCGTTCCACCACCTCGGGTAAATATTTATAGTCAATCCAGCGATAACCATGACTGGCAATTTCCCAGTCTGCCTCTTGCATAGCTGCCACAGCCTCAGGGTTACGAGCTAAAGCCATAGCCACCCCATAGACAGTAATTGGAATCTGCCGTTGGCTAAATAACCGATGCAATCGCCAAAAACCCGCCCGACTGCCATATTCATACATCGATTCCATGTTCATGTGCCGCATTCCCG
Encoded here:
- the puuE gene encoding allantoinase PuuE, with amino-acid sequence MNPYPRDLIGYGQYPPHPQWHSQARIAVQFVINYEEGGETCILHGDSASETFLSEIIGAEPFAGMRHMNMESMYEYGSRAGFWRLHRLFSQRQIPITVYGVAMALARNPEAVAAMQEADWEIASHGYRWIDYKYLPEVVEREHLHKAIAIHTEVTGSRPLGWYTGRTSANSQKLVIEEGGFLYDSDSYADDLPYWIYPNSQNTHKPHLVIPYTLDNNDMRFATAQGFNSGDQFFAYLRDAFDVLYAEGETAPKMMSIGLHCRLAGRPGRAAALARFLDYVQNHEQVWLCRRIDIADHWHKHHQPQAT